A window of Gemmatimonas sp. genomic DNA:
TCGCCTGGAGTAGTGCCAGGGCCACGAATCCCACCACCCCGCCGAAGCCCAGAATCATGATCGGCTCGATCAACGCCACGGCGCTCGTGATCACCCGCTGCACCTGGTCCGCGGCCGCCGTCGCGGCGCGGCGGGCCAACGGAGCCAGCGCGCCGCCCTGCTCACCGGCTTCGAGCAGCCGCGTCGCGAGCGGCGTGAGCGAGCCGGCCAGCGCCAGCGAGACTGAGCCACCATCACGCACCGCAGTTTCCGCACCAGCCAACCGCTCCGACAGCGCCTCGTTCCCCACGGTCCCGCGCGCCAGCGCCATCGCGCGCAGCAGCGGCACCCCCGATTCGAGCGCCACTGCCAACGTGCTGAGGTAGCCGGCCGCCGCCTGCTCGCGCTCGAAGCGACCCACCAACGGCCAGCGCAGACGGGCGGCGTGCCAGCGTCGCCGCCGTGCGGCATCTTGCAGCGCCTGACGCACCGCGGTGCCCGCGAGAAGCACCGCCACCACTGCCAGCCACCCGAAGCGCGAGAGCAGGGCACTGAGGCCGATCAGCAGCCGGGTGCTGGCTGGTACCGCTCCGCCCGCGCCGGCAATCAGATCGGCGAAGCGCGGCACCACCACCACCAGAATGACCAGGGTGCCCACCGTTGACGCCAGCGCCAACAGTGTGGGGTAGACCAGTGCGGCACGCACACGGGCACGCAGCTGACTCCGCGCCTCGAGATCATCGGCGAGCCGGGCAAACGTGGCCGCCATGTTGCCCGAAGCCTCGGCCGCGGCCAGAAGCGGGGCGTAGGCGCGCGGAAGCGCCTCGGTGCGACCCGAAGCCTCGGAAAGTGATTCGCCGCGTGTGACGGCCGCCTGGAGCCCGGCAAAGATCTGTTGCCATCGTGCGTCCGTCTCGCCGCTTGCCGCGAACGCCAGCGCGCGCTCCAGCGGGACGCCCGCCTCCAGCAAGGTGGCGACCGACCGCGTCAGGATCGCCAGCGACTCGCCGCCGTCGGTGGTCCAGCGTGACACCCGATCGAACACGCCGGCCGCCGTCGGCGAGACGGTCGACGCAGCGGACGACGCGGCGGACGACGCGGCGGACGACGCCCCGGCCGTCGGCTCGAGATCGATCACCCACAACGCGCGCCGGCGGAGCAGGTCAACGGCCTCCGCCGCCGAGACCGCCTCGAGCTCACCGCGCGACATCGCCCCCTGCGCATCGGCTGCCTGATAGCGCCACCGGGTCGTTCCCGCTGATGCGGCCGGGCGCTCGCTCACGCGTCGTCGTCCTCGCTCACCATGCGCACCACTTCGTCGATCGTGGTCTCGCCCGCGACCACACACCGCCAGCCATCTTCGCGCAACGACGGCACGCCACGCGCACGGACCATGGCCCGCAACGCCACGAGCGACGCGCCCTGCGTGAACGCACTGCGCAGCGCGTCGTCAAGCACGAGCAACTCGGCAATCGCGACGCGGCCGCGATACCCGGTACCGGCGCACGACGCGCACCCGGCGCCGGCACGGAGCTCCGTAATCGGTACGCGCGCTTCCGCGACGCGAACCTGCTCGTGCGGCGTCAGCGCGCGCCACACTCCGCACTGCGTGCACACGCGACGCACCAGCCGCTGCGCCAGCACGCCCTGCAGGGTCGCACTCAACAAGTACGGCGGCACGCCCATTTCCTGCAATCGCGCCAACGCCGCCGTGGCATCGGTGGTGTGCACGGTGCTCAGCACCAAGTGGCCCGTGAGCGCGGCCTGCACGGCGATGTCGGCCGTTTCTGCATCGCGCATTTCGCCGACCAGAATCACGTCGGGGTCGTGTCGGAGTATCGCCCGCAGCGCATTCGGAAAGCCGAAACCCGTGCGCGCGTTCACCGGCAACTGCACGATGCCGTCGAGTCGATACTCCACCGGGTCTTCCACCGTGACCACCTTCACGCCGGGCGTGCTGCGCTCACGGAGCGCGGCGTATAGCGTCGTGGTCTTGCCCGAGCCCGTCGGACCGCTCACCAGCAGCAGGCCCGACGCACGCTGCAGCAGCGCGCGCCATCGCGTCAGTGCGTCGGCGCTGAAGCCCAGCGACTCGAGCGACGATGGCTGCTCGGCATGGCCGCCATCGAGCAGTCGCAACACCACGCTCTCACCATGCAGCGCGGGTAACGTAGACACACGCACGTCGAGCTCACGATCGCCAACTCGCACGCGGGCGCGGCCGTCCTGCGGCAGACGCCGTTCGGCGATATCGAGACCGGCCAGCACCTTGAGCCGCGAGATCACCGCCGAGCGGAACTCGGTGTCCAACTGCTGCGCGTCGCGCAACACGCCGTCGAGGCGCATACGCACCCGCAGCCCGTCGGGGCGCGATTCCACATGCACATCGCTGGCACCGGCACGCGACGCCTCGGCCAGCATCGCGTTCACCACCTGAATGACCGGCTCGCGCGAGGCGAGTGCGCGCAGATCGTCCAATGATTCCGTGAGCTCGCCACGCAGGAGATCGCCGCCACTCATTCCCGTGTTCGAGGCGTGCAGCGCCTCGCGCGGCACCGAGAGGATCGCGGCGCGAATGTCTCCGGCGCCGTGCGGCACGACCCGCACCTCGGCGCTGAAGGCGCGCTCTAGCGCATCCTGCACGATGGGCGCCATCACGCCGTCGGCGGCAACCACGAGTGTGTCGCCGTCGAGTTCGAGCGGCAATACGGCATGCTCTTCCAGCCACCGCGCCGGCAGGCGCGCCGCCAGTACACCGGCTGCCGCCGCCCGCAGGTCACGGGCATCCCCGCTGTGGCGGGCATCCCCGCTCATGCGGGCGGCTTCCGGGTGAGCGGCGTGCCGTCGAGCGCGCCCGGCGAACGGTCTTCCAAGCGCATCTTCACGCGTTCGCGGATCGCATCGGCATCGGCGTCGGAGCGCACGAGATATGGCGTCACGAAGATCGCCAGCTCCGTGCGCTGCCGCGTGGTGGATTGCCGCTTGAACAGCGCGCCGAAAAACGGGATGTCCTTGAGCAGCGGAATCCCCTGCTCGAGCGTCTGGCGCGTCTCGCCGATCAGGCCGGCGATCACCACCGTCTGGCCGTCACGAAGAATCGCCCGCGTCGACGCCTCGCGCGTGGAAATCACCGGCGCGCTCTGCGCCGCGGCGACGGTCTGCGAGGTGAGTGAACTCACTTCCTGTAGCAGCTGCACCGAGATGTAGCCGTCGTCGTTGATCGTCGGAATGATCGACAGCTTCGTGCCGACATCCTGATACTGAATCGCGCGGTCGATCGAGATGTCGTTGCCGAGTCGCGTCGACGCCACGAACGGCACCTTGCTGCCCACCAGGATCGACGCTTCGCGGTTGTTGGCGGCGATGATCTCCGGCGTGGACAGGACCCGCACATCACTGGTAGAAGCGATCGTGCGGAGCATCGCGCGGACCCCGGTGCCATCCAGTCGCACCAACCGTAGCAGCGCCGACGTCGATCCGGTGTCGGGAATCTCGGGGTTGCCGAACTGCGCCTGCACATCCCCGCCGCGGTTCACGGCCGACCAGTCGACACCGAACTCCGATCCGCGCCCCAGCGCGATCTCCGCCACGGTGACTTCGAACAAGACCTGCGACGGACGCGTGTCGAGCGCGTCGATCGTTTCACGCAACAACGGATAGTTCGGCGGCGCCGTCCGGATGACCAGCGCATTCGTAGGCGCGTTGGCCACGATGGTGGTGCGCCCCACCAGCAGTCCCGAGGCCGAGTCGCGTGGCGTGCCTGCCGACGTGACGTTGTTCTGCGGCGTCATGCCATTCGCGCTGCTCATGCCCCCCGAATTCCGTGACCGGAACGTCT
This region includes:
- a CDS encoding secretin N-terminal domain-containing protein, which encodes MIVLPLPRRWRCAALGVLLGPVALSLNSHALQAQTPMSTSRTNTLDFANAKLADVIRTLATMLGRTVLMSDIPDVRVTFATPTPLNTAELERILESLLESHELMLVPSGTVAQVLPTAKAPATGSLRTGFAFPDPPPLGLVTQLVPLQSIRADEGADALRALMGKGARIETVTRSNALLITDRGANVARYLELLRTLDAAPAGESGLRTYVVNLKYASADDLAGALGQLYGAQVANSGGGSLADRSLSRALDSFRAREAETFRSRNSGGMSSANGMTPQNNVTSAGTPRDSASGLLVGRTTIVANAPTNALVIRTAPPNYPLLRETIDALDTRPSQVLFEVTVAEIALGRGSEFGVDWSAVNRGGDVQAQFGNPEIPDTGSTSALLRLVRLDGTGVRAMLRTIASTSDVRVLSTPEIIAANNREASILVGSKVPFVASTRLGNDISIDRAIQYQDVGTKLSIIPTINDDGYISVQLLQEVSSLTSQTVAAAQSAPVISTREASTRAILRDGQTVVIAGLIGETRQTLEQGIPLLKDIPFFGALFKRQSTTRQRTELAIFVTPYLVRSDADADAIRERVKMRLEDRSPGALDGTPLTRKPPA
- a CDS encoding GspE/PulE family protein, whose protein sequence is MSGDARHSGDARDLRAAAAGVLAARLPARWLEEHAVLPLELDGDTLVVAADGVMAPIVQDALERAFSAEVRVVPHGAGDIRAAILSVPREALHASNTGMSGGDLLRGELTESLDDLRALASREPVIQVVNAMLAEASRAGASDVHVESRPDGLRVRMRLDGVLRDAQQLDTEFRSAVISRLKVLAGLDIAERRLPQDGRARVRVGDRELDVRVSTLPALHGESVVLRLLDGGHAEQPSSLESLGFSADALTRWRALLQRASGLLLVSGPTGSGKTTTLYAALRERSTPGVKVVTVEDPVEYRLDGIVQLPVNARTGFGFPNALRAILRHDPDVILVGEMRDAETADIAVQAALTGHLVLSTVHTTDATAALARLQEMGVPPYLLSATLQGVLAQRLVRRVCTQCGVWRALTPHEQVRVAEARVPITELRAGAGCASCAGTGYRGRVAIAELLVLDDALRSAFTQGASLVALRAMVRARGVPSLREDGWRCVVAGETTIDEVVRMVSEDDDA
- a CDS encoding type II secretion system F family protein, which produces MSERPAASAGTTRWRYQAADAQGAMSRGELEAVSAAEAVDLLRRRALWVIDLEPTAGASSAASSAASSAASTVSPTAAGVFDRVSRWTTDGGESLAILTRSVATLLEAGVPLERALAFAASGETDARWQQIFAGLQAAVTRGESLSEASGRTEALPRAYAPLLAAAEASGNMAATFARLADDLEARSQLRARVRAALVYPTLLALASTVGTLVILVVVVPRFADLIAGAGGAVPASTRLLIGLSALLSRFGWLAVVAVLLAGTAVRQALQDAARRRRWHAARLRWPLVGRFEREQAAAGYLSTLAVALESGVPLLRAMALARGTVGNEALSERLAGAETAVRDGGSVSLALAGSLTPLATRLLEAGEQGGALAPLARRAATAAADQVQRVITSAVALIEPIMILGFGGVVGFVALALLQAIYGINASSF